One genomic window of Osmia bicornis bicornis chromosome 5, iOsmBic2.1, whole genome shotgun sequence includes the following:
- the LOC114876900 gene encoding aryl hydrocarbon receptor nuclear translocator 2-like isoform X1, producing MWREQEQVYLHPQHPQQQTLHRGIIGTVERTHHRSTTMDLPGPSNPRASRNMAEKQRRDNLNTNISAMATLIPTVAESPRKMDKISILRLAAAFLRMRYALGRGTLDFLPRELGELDLEQYIVDNLIGTGGFFLVLTTTGKIVYVSRQVQEHLGHAQADLLGHSLYTFVHPKDHDELNKNLTPDEMQGVVSSSTSQITDGLNDNSNSSEDSSSSKNERRPFREQRRSFELRILHRTASRREHTQYECLEVSGMLRLADACKNPESNANRMRHREVSSTSNDIVFVGVARVMMKRPITEISIMDANKDEYVTRHLVDGRIIYCDHRVSVVAGYLSEEVSGLSAFSFMHKDDFRWTMIVLRQMYDRVETCGSSCYRLLSKTGEFIYLRTHGYLEFDKDTQTVESFVCINTLVSEEEGIRLVKQMKKRFSATVSDTTRTMIQSKDDASFDLGTDSQQSNSKSSVEDPSQLEDAITHLVSDLSSSVSEDHMSDSPVPNEQYAKAAMVSQHLPPAATQASKLGIKKIDHYLVVQGKGNRTPKQTSKTNNDKYEKQRNPRSIGKTITIHDVTHIQDTKDPKISAPLNEVIVANNISVERSINVPRDPGTSHLNVRRNLNILSPAAVVNELKSIVSSSLHEGPCDIKVEHAIDVFKRQQEPIIEYHESGIEDNSVASDAKTSHQYSLKRIYSDEDIRTSCNKKRHSNVTYVSDKKDEPQNVSYVDCRPFVTEEYLDIPTDFNQYSNIGSQSLKLAESPNSTLNEGIVDYQQVDSSVPLLPPNTDDEFIHDLKDDPLLSPSLDANPDIIMKIFDDFRHVPIFENSFNETKVQLADNNAINNEIKRKHLQLMNSISLQESQLNVLARDLKNPALQAKRGSLTPLQAEHNMQKQILETLQQDHHNIQINIKHNIGV from the exons ATGTGGAGGGAACAGGAACAGGTATACCTGCACCCTCAGCATCCGCAACAGCAAACTCTTCATCGCGGGATCATCGGCACTGTCGAGAGGACGCATCATCGATCCACCACCATGGATTTGCCTGGTCCAAG TAATCCAAGGGCGTCGCGGAACATGGCAGAAAAACAACGCCGCGACAATCTCAACACAAACATCTCGGCAATGGCTACACTTATACCCACGGTCGCCGAAAGTCCGAGGAAGATGGACAAGATATCCATCCTGAGGCTGGCAGCCGCCTTCCTCAGGATGCGATACg CACTCGGGCGAGGCACACTTGACTTTCTACCTCGGGAACTCGGCGAGTTGGATCTGGAACAATATATCGTCGAC AACTTGATCGGAACTGGGGGGTTTTTTCTCGTGCTCACCACTACCGGGAAAATAGTCTACGTCAGCCGGCAAGTCCAGGAACATCTTGGTCACGCTCAG GCGGATCTGCTCGGCCACTCCCTGTACACGTTCGTCCATCCAAAGGATCACGACGAACTGAACAAGAACCTCACCCCGGACGAGATGCAAGGAGTGGTGAGTTCGTCCACGTCGCAGATCACGGACGGCCTGAACGATAATTCCAATTCCTCGGAGGACTCGTCGTCCTCGAAGAACGAGAGGAGACCGTTCCGCGAGCAGAGGCGAAGTTTCGAGCTGAGAATATTGCATCGTACTGCGTCGAGACGGGAACACACGCAGTACGAATGCCTCGAAGTTTCCGGGATGCTTAGGCTCGCGGATGCTTGCAAAAATCCTGAATCAAATGCCAATCGAATGAGACATCGAG AAGTCAGTTCGACGAGCAACGACATCGTTTTCGTGGGTGTAGCAAGGGTAATGATGAAACGTCCGATCACTGAAATATCCATAATGGATGCGAACAAGGACGAGTACGTGACGAGACACTTGGTGGACGGCAGGATTATTTATTGCGACCACAGGGTATCGGTGGTCGCCGGTTACTTGTCCGAGGAGGTGTCAGGTTTGAGCGCCTTCAGTTTCATGCACAAGGACGATTTCAGGTGGACGATGATCGTTCTACGTCAGA TGTACGATCGCGTAGAGACCTGTGGATCATCTTGTTATAGGCTACTATCGAAAACGggagaatttatttatttacgtaCGCACGGCTACTTAGAGTTCGATAAGGACACGCAAACTGTTGAATCTTTTGTGTGCATAAACACATTAGTATC GGAAGAGGAGGGTATTAGACTGGTTAAACAAATGAAGAAGAGATTCTCAGCCACCGTGTCCGATACAACGCGAACGATGATCCAGTCCAAGGACGACGCATCGTTCGATCTG gGGACCGACTCGCAGCAATCGAACTCGAAGAGCAGCGTGGAAGATCCGTCACAGCTGGAAGATGCCATCACACATTTGGTTAGCGATTTATCGTCGTCCGTGTCCGAAGATCATATGTCGGATAGCCCGGTACCTAACGAACAGTACGCGAAGGCCGCTATGGTATCGCAACATCTACCACCGGCTGCTACACAAGCTAGTAAATTAGGCATCAAGAAGATCGATCACTATTTAGTGGTGCAAGGTAAAGGCAATCGAACTCCGAAGCAAACGTCTAAAACGAACAATGATAAGTACGAGAAACAAAGGAACCCGAGGTCTATCGGAAAAACGATAACGATCCACGATGTGACGCATATTCAAGATACGAAGGATCCGAAGATTTCAGCACCGTTGAACGAGGTGATTGTTGCTAATAATATCAGTGTAGAACGGAGCATAAATGTTCCAAGGGATCCTGGAACGTCTCATCTGAACGTTCGtaggaatttaaatattctgaGTCCTGCTGCGGTAGTCAATGAACTTAAGAGCATCGTCTCCAGCTCGTTGCATGAAGGTCCTTGCGACATCAAGGTAGAACACGCGATTGATGTGTTCAAGCGTCAACAAGAACCCATAATAGAGTATCATGAGAGCGGTATAGAAGATAATAGCGTCGCTTCAGATGCTAAAACGAGTCATCAGTACTCGCTGAAGAGGATATACAGCGACGAAGATATTAGGACGAGTTGCAATAAAAAGAGGCACAGTAATGTCACTTATGTGTCAGATAAAAAAGATGAACCACAAAATGTTTCCTATGTCGATTGCAGACCTTTTGTTACCGAAGAATACTTGGATATACCAACCGACTTCAACCAGTACAGCAATATTGGCTCTCAGTCGTTGAAGCTTGCAGAGTCACCGAATTCAACCTTGAACGAAGGCATCGTGGATTATCAGCAAGTGGATTCCAGCGTGCCACTGTTACCACCGAATACGGATGACGAGTTCATTCATGATCTGAAGGATGACCCTTTGCTGAGTCCAAGCCTGGACGCCAATCCAG atattataatgaaaatattcgaTGACTTCAGGCATGTACCTATTTTTGAAA ACTCCTTCAACGAGACGAAAGTACAACTAGCAGATAACAAT GCAATCAATAATGAGATAAAAAGGAAACACTTACAGCTAATGAATAGCATATCGTTACAAGAATCGCAACTGAACGTTCTGGCACGAGATTTAAAGAACCCAGCTTTACAGGCAAAACGAGGAAGTCTAACGCCGTTACAG GCGGAGCATAATATGCAAAAACAGATTCTTGAAACCTTGCAACAAGATCATCataatattcaaataaacaTAAAACACAATATCGGTGTATAA
- the LOC114876900 gene encoding circadian locomoter output cycles protein kaput-like isoform X2, whose translation MKDDVDEDDGGALSSTSVPETTISYGNPRASRNMAEKQRRDNLNTNISAMATLIPTVAESPRKMDKISILRLAAAFLRMRYALGRGTLDFLPRELGELDLEQYIVDNLIGTGGFFLVLTTTGKIVYVSRQVQEHLGHAQADLLGHSLYTFVHPKDHDELNKNLTPDEMQGVVSSSTSQITDGLNDNSNSSEDSSSSKNERRPFREQRRSFELRILHRTASRREHTQYECLEVSGMLRLADACKNPESNANRMRHREVSSTSNDIVFVGVARVMMKRPITEISIMDANKDEYVTRHLVDGRIIYCDHRVSVVAGYLSEEVSGLSAFSFMHKDDFRWTMIVLRQMYDRVETCGSSCYRLLSKTGEFIYLRTHGYLEFDKDTQTVESFVCINTLVSEEEGIRLVKQMKKRFSATVSDTTRTMIQSKDDASFDLGTDSQQSNSKSSVEDPSQLEDAITHLVSDLSSSVSEDHMSDSPVPNEQYAKAAMVSQHLPPAATQASKLGIKKIDHYLVVQGKGNRTPKQTSKTNNDKYEKQRNPRSIGKTITIHDVTHIQDTKDPKISAPLNEVIVANNISVERSINVPRDPGTSHLNVRRNLNILSPAAVVNELKSIVSSSLHEGPCDIKVEHAIDVFKRQQEPIIEYHESGIEDNSVASDAKTSHQYSLKRIYSDEDIRTSCNKKRHSNVTYVSDKKDEPQNVSYVDCRPFVTEEYLDIPTDFNQYSNIGSQSLKLAESPNSTLNEGIVDYQQVDSSVPLLPPNTDDEFIHDLKDDPLLSPSLDANPDIIMKIFDDFRHVPIFENSFNETKVQLADNNAINNEIKRKHLQLMNSISLQESQLNVLARDLKNPALQAKRGSLTPLQAEHNMQKQILETLQQDHHNIQINIKHNIGV comes from the exons TAATCCAAGGGCGTCGCGGAACATGGCAGAAAAACAACGCCGCGACAATCTCAACACAAACATCTCGGCAATGGCTACACTTATACCCACGGTCGCCGAAAGTCCGAGGAAGATGGACAAGATATCCATCCTGAGGCTGGCAGCCGCCTTCCTCAGGATGCGATACg CACTCGGGCGAGGCACACTTGACTTTCTACCTCGGGAACTCGGCGAGTTGGATCTGGAACAATATATCGTCGAC AACTTGATCGGAACTGGGGGGTTTTTTCTCGTGCTCACCACTACCGGGAAAATAGTCTACGTCAGCCGGCAAGTCCAGGAACATCTTGGTCACGCTCAG GCGGATCTGCTCGGCCACTCCCTGTACACGTTCGTCCATCCAAAGGATCACGACGAACTGAACAAGAACCTCACCCCGGACGAGATGCAAGGAGTGGTGAGTTCGTCCACGTCGCAGATCACGGACGGCCTGAACGATAATTCCAATTCCTCGGAGGACTCGTCGTCCTCGAAGAACGAGAGGAGACCGTTCCGCGAGCAGAGGCGAAGTTTCGAGCTGAGAATATTGCATCGTACTGCGTCGAGACGGGAACACACGCAGTACGAATGCCTCGAAGTTTCCGGGATGCTTAGGCTCGCGGATGCTTGCAAAAATCCTGAATCAAATGCCAATCGAATGAGACATCGAG AAGTCAGTTCGACGAGCAACGACATCGTTTTCGTGGGTGTAGCAAGGGTAATGATGAAACGTCCGATCACTGAAATATCCATAATGGATGCGAACAAGGACGAGTACGTGACGAGACACTTGGTGGACGGCAGGATTATTTATTGCGACCACAGGGTATCGGTGGTCGCCGGTTACTTGTCCGAGGAGGTGTCAGGTTTGAGCGCCTTCAGTTTCATGCACAAGGACGATTTCAGGTGGACGATGATCGTTCTACGTCAGA TGTACGATCGCGTAGAGACCTGTGGATCATCTTGTTATAGGCTACTATCGAAAACGggagaatttatttatttacgtaCGCACGGCTACTTAGAGTTCGATAAGGACACGCAAACTGTTGAATCTTTTGTGTGCATAAACACATTAGTATC GGAAGAGGAGGGTATTAGACTGGTTAAACAAATGAAGAAGAGATTCTCAGCCACCGTGTCCGATACAACGCGAACGATGATCCAGTCCAAGGACGACGCATCGTTCGATCTG gGGACCGACTCGCAGCAATCGAACTCGAAGAGCAGCGTGGAAGATCCGTCACAGCTGGAAGATGCCATCACACATTTGGTTAGCGATTTATCGTCGTCCGTGTCCGAAGATCATATGTCGGATAGCCCGGTACCTAACGAACAGTACGCGAAGGCCGCTATGGTATCGCAACATCTACCACCGGCTGCTACACAAGCTAGTAAATTAGGCATCAAGAAGATCGATCACTATTTAGTGGTGCAAGGTAAAGGCAATCGAACTCCGAAGCAAACGTCTAAAACGAACAATGATAAGTACGAGAAACAAAGGAACCCGAGGTCTATCGGAAAAACGATAACGATCCACGATGTGACGCATATTCAAGATACGAAGGATCCGAAGATTTCAGCACCGTTGAACGAGGTGATTGTTGCTAATAATATCAGTGTAGAACGGAGCATAAATGTTCCAAGGGATCCTGGAACGTCTCATCTGAACGTTCGtaggaatttaaatattctgaGTCCTGCTGCGGTAGTCAATGAACTTAAGAGCATCGTCTCCAGCTCGTTGCATGAAGGTCCTTGCGACATCAAGGTAGAACACGCGATTGATGTGTTCAAGCGTCAACAAGAACCCATAATAGAGTATCATGAGAGCGGTATAGAAGATAATAGCGTCGCTTCAGATGCTAAAACGAGTCATCAGTACTCGCTGAAGAGGATATACAGCGACGAAGATATTAGGACGAGTTGCAATAAAAAGAGGCACAGTAATGTCACTTATGTGTCAGATAAAAAAGATGAACCACAAAATGTTTCCTATGTCGATTGCAGACCTTTTGTTACCGAAGAATACTTGGATATACCAACCGACTTCAACCAGTACAGCAATATTGGCTCTCAGTCGTTGAAGCTTGCAGAGTCACCGAATTCAACCTTGAACGAAGGCATCGTGGATTATCAGCAAGTGGATTCCAGCGTGCCACTGTTACCACCGAATACGGATGACGAGTTCATTCATGATCTGAAGGATGACCCTTTGCTGAGTCCAAGCCTGGACGCCAATCCAG atattataatgaaaatattcgaTGACTTCAGGCATGTACCTATTTTTGAAA ACTCCTTCAACGAGACGAAAGTACAACTAGCAGATAACAAT GCAATCAATAATGAGATAAAAAGGAAACACTTACAGCTAATGAATAGCATATCGTTACAAGAATCGCAACTGAACGTTCTGGCACGAGATTTAAAGAACCCAGCTTTACAGGCAAAACGAGGAAGTCTAACGCCGTTACAG GCGGAGCATAATATGCAAAAACAGATTCTTGAAACCTTGCAACAAGATCATCataatattcaaataaacaTAAAACACAATATCGGTGTATAA
- the LOC114876900 gene encoding neuronal PAS domain-containing protein 2-like isoform X3 yields MAEKQRRDNLNTNISAMATLIPTVAESPRKMDKISILRLAAAFLRMRYALGRGTLDFLPRELGELDLEQYIVDNLIGTGGFFLVLTTTGKIVYVSRQVQEHLGHAQADLLGHSLYTFVHPKDHDELNKNLTPDEMQGVVSSSTSQITDGLNDNSNSSEDSSSSKNERRPFREQRRSFELRILHRTASRREHTQYECLEVSGMLRLADACKNPESNANRMRHREVSSTSNDIVFVGVARVMMKRPITEISIMDANKDEYVTRHLVDGRIIYCDHRVSVVAGYLSEEVSGLSAFSFMHKDDFRWTMIVLRQMYDRVETCGSSCYRLLSKTGEFIYLRTHGYLEFDKDTQTVESFVCINTLVSEEEGIRLVKQMKKRFSATVSDTTRTMIQSKDDASFDLGTDSQQSNSKSSVEDPSQLEDAITHLVSDLSSSVSEDHMSDSPVPNEQYAKAAMVSQHLPPAATQASKLGIKKIDHYLVVQGKGNRTPKQTSKTNNDKYEKQRNPRSIGKTITIHDVTHIQDTKDPKISAPLNEVIVANNISVERSINVPRDPGTSHLNVRRNLNILSPAAVVNELKSIVSSSLHEGPCDIKVEHAIDVFKRQQEPIIEYHESGIEDNSVASDAKTSHQYSLKRIYSDEDIRTSCNKKRHSNVTYVSDKKDEPQNVSYVDCRPFVTEEYLDIPTDFNQYSNIGSQSLKLAESPNSTLNEGIVDYQQVDSSVPLLPPNTDDEFIHDLKDDPLLSPSLDANPDIIMKIFDDFRHVPIFENSFNETKVQLADNNAINNEIKRKHLQLMNSISLQESQLNVLARDLKNPALQAKRGSLTPLQAEHNMQKQILETLQQDHHNIQINIKHNIGV; encoded by the exons ATGGCAGAAAAACAACGCCGCGACAATCTCAACACAAACATCTCGGCAATGGCTACACTTATACCCACGGTCGCCGAAAGTCCGAGGAAGATGGACAAGATATCCATCCTGAGGCTGGCAGCCGCCTTCCTCAGGATGCGATACg CACTCGGGCGAGGCACACTTGACTTTCTACCTCGGGAACTCGGCGAGTTGGATCTGGAACAATATATCGTCGAC AACTTGATCGGAACTGGGGGGTTTTTTCTCGTGCTCACCACTACCGGGAAAATAGTCTACGTCAGCCGGCAAGTCCAGGAACATCTTGGTCACGCTCAG GCGGATCTGCTCGGCCACTCCCTGTACACGTTCGTCCATCCAAAGGATCACGACGAACTGAACAAGAACCTCACCCCGGACGAGATGCAAGGAGTGGTGAGTTCGTCCACGTCGCAGATCACGGACGGCCTGAACGATAATTCCAATTCCTCGGAGGACTCGTCGTCCTCGAAGAACGAGAGGAGACCGTTCCGCGAGCAGAGGCGAAGTTTCGAGCTGAGAATATTGCATCGTACTGCGTCGAGACGGGAACACACGCAGTACGAATGCCTCGAAGTTTCCGGGATGCTTAGGCTCGCGGATGCTTGCAAAAATCCTGAATCAAATGCCAATCGAATGAGACATCGAG AAGTCAGTTCGACGAGCAACGACATCGTTTTCGTGGGTGTAGCAAGGGTAATGATGAAACGTCCGATCACTGAAATATCCATAATGGATGCGAACAAGGACGAGTACGTGACGAGACACTTGGTGGACGGCAGGATTATTTATTGCGACCACAGGGTATCGGTGGTCGCCGGTTACTTGTCCGAGGAGGTGTCAGGTTTGAGCGCCTTCAGTTTCATGCACAAGGACGATTTCAGGTGGACGATGATCGTTCTACGTCAGA TGTACGATCGCGTAGAGACCTGTGGATCATCTTGTTATAGGCTACTATCGAAAACGggagaatttatttatttacgtaCGCACGGCTACTTAGAGTTCGATAAGGACACGCAAACTGTTGAATCTTTTGTGTGCATAAACACATTAGTATC GGAAGAGGAGGGTATTAGACTGGTTAAACAAATGAAGAAGAGATTCTCAGCCACCGTGTCCGATACAACGCGAACGATGATCCAGTCCAAGGACGACGCATCGTTCGATCTG gGGACCGACTCGCAGCAATCGAACTCGAAGAGCAGCGTGGAAGATCCGTCACAGCTGGAAGATGCCATCACACATTTGGTTAGCGATTTATCGTCGTCCGTGTCCGAAGATCATATGTCGGATAGCCCGGTACCTAACGAACAGTACGCGAAGGCCGCTATGGTATCGCAACATCTACCACCGGCTGCTACACAAGCTAGTAAATTAGGCATCAAGAAGATCGATCACTATTTAGTGGTGCAAGGTAAAGGCAATCGAACTCCGAAGCAAACGTCTAAAACGAACAATGATAAGTACGAGAAACAAAGGAACCCGAGGTCTATCGGAAAAACGATAACGATCCACGATGTGACGCATATTCAAGATACGAAGGATCCGAAGATTTCAGCACCGTTGAACGAGGTGATTGTTGCTAATAATATCAGTGTAGAACGGAGCATAAATGTTCCAAGGGATCCTGGAACGTCTCATCTGAACGTTCGtaggaatttaaatattctgaGTCCTGCTGCGGTAGTCAATGAACTTAAGAGCATCGTCTCCAGCTCGTTGCATGAAGGTCCTTGCGACATCAAGGTAGAACACGCGATTGATGTGTTCAAGCGTCAACAAGAACCCATAATAGAGTATCATGAGAGCGGTATAGAAGATAATAGCGTCGCTTCAGATGCTAAAACGAGTCATCAGTACTCGCTGAAGAGGATATACAGCGACGAAGATATTAGGACGAGTTGCAATAAAAAGAGGCACAGTAATGTCACTTATGTGTCAGATAAAAAAGATGAACCACAAAATGTTTCCTATGTCGATTGCAGACCTTTTGTTACCGAAGAATACTTGGATATACCAACCGACTTCAACCAGTACAGCAATATTGGCTCTCAGTCGTTGAAGCTTGCAGAGTCACCGAATTCAACCTTGAACGAAGGCATCGTGGATTATCAGCAAGTGGATTCCAGCGTGCCACTGTTACCACCGAATACGGATGACGAGTTCATTCATGATCTGAAGGATGACCCTTTGCTGAGTCCAAGCCTGGACGCCAATCCAG atattataatgaaaatattcgaTGACTTCAGGCATGTACCTATTTTTGAAA ACTCCTTCAACGAGACGAAAGTACAACTAGCAGATAACAAT GCAATCAATAATGAGATAAAAAGGAAACACTTACAGCTAATGAATAGCATATCGTTACAAGAATCGCAACTGAACGTTCTGGCACGAGATTTAAAGAACCCAGCTTTACAGGCAAAACGAGGAAGTCTAACGCCGTTACAG GCGGAGCATAATATGCAAAAACAGATTCTTGAAACCTTGCAACAAGATCATCataatattcaaataaacaTAAAACACAATATCGGTGTATAA